The Candidatus Zixiibacteriota bacterium genome contains a region encoding:
- the map gene encoding type I methionyl aminopeptidase, with the protein SHGARPAFKGYRGFPATACISIDEEVVHGIPGRRILTEGQIVSVDLGAIVDGYYGDAARTFPVGEISAEKRKLLEVTRRSLEAGIEQVQPGNRLGIVSSAIQKVAEAAGYSVVRELTGHGIGKTMHEDPLVPNYGSPDEGPTLEKGFVIAIEPMINMGTFQVVTKPDGWTIVTADGQPSAHFEHTVAVTDKGHDILTL; encoded by the coding sequence GTCCCACGGCGCTCGACCGGCTTTTAAAGGGTATCGCGGTTTTCCCGCGACCGCCTGCATCTCCATAGATGAGGAGGTCGTACATGGCATCCCCGGCAGGCGAATCCTCACCGAGGGCCAAATTGTCTCGGTTGACCTCGGAGCGATAGTTGACGGTTACTATGGCGACGCCGCCAGGACTTTTCCGGTAGGAGAGATTTCCGCGGAAAAGAGGAAACTTCTGGAGGTCACCCGGCGTTCATTAGAAGCCGGAATTGAGCAGGTGCAACCCGGCAATCGGCTCGGAATCGTTTCGTCGGCTATACAGAAGGTCGCTGAAGCCGCCGGATATTCCGTTGTCAGGGAGTTGACCGGTCATGGTATCGGGAAAACTATGCACGAGGACCCGTTGGTGCCTAATTACGGGTCTCCCGACGAAGGACCGACTCTGGAAAAAGGATTTGTTATTGCTATTGAGCCGATGATAAATATGGGGACCTTTCAGGTGGTTACCAAACCTGACGGCTGGACGATTGTTACCGCCGATGGTCAACCCTCGGCGCATTTTGAGCACACTGTGGCGGTGACCGATAAGGGTCACGACATCTTGACCTTATAG
- the infA gene encoding translation initiation factor IF-1, whose translation MAKEDTIQVEGKVLEPLPNAMFKVELDNGHVVLAHISGKMRMHFIKILPGDRVTLELSPYDLNRGRIIYRYK comes from the coding sequence ATGGCAAAAGAAGATACAATACAGGTGGAAGGAAAAGTCCTGGAGCCGCTTCCCAATGCCATGTTCAAGGTAGAACTGGATAACGGTCATGTGGTCCTGGCGCACATTTCGGGAAAAATGAGAATGCACTTTATTAAGATTCTGCCGGGCGATCGGGTTACATTGGAGCTATCTCCGTACGACCTGAACCGCGGCCGAATCATTTATAGATATAAGTAA
- the rpmJ gene encoding 50S ribosomal protein L36, translating to MKVRSSVKKRCEHCKIIKRHGVIRVICSKNPNHKQRQG from the coding sequence ATGAAAGTCCGTTCATCGGTTAAGAAAAGATGTGAGCACTGCAAGATTATCAAGCGGCACGGTGTTATCCGCGTAATCTGCAGCAAAAACCCCAACCACAAACAGCGTCAGGGATAA
- the rpsM gene encoding 30S ribosomal protein S13, with the protein MARIAGVDLPRDKRIEVGLTYIYGIGNPSAREILAKTGINPNTRVNKLTEEEVAKLRSVIENDFKVEGALRSEVSMNIKRLIDIGCYRGLRHRRGLPVRGQRTKTNARTRKGPRKTVAGKKKAIAKK; encoded by the coding sequence TTGGCACGCATTGCAGGTGTCGATTTACCGAGAGATAAGCGCATCGAAGTAGGCCTGACTTACATTTATGGAATCGGGAATCCGTCGGCGCGGGAAATTCTGGCGAAGACGGGCATCAATCCCAATACCCGTGTGAATAAACTGACCGAAGAAGAAGTTGCGAAACTTCGCAGTGTTATAGAAAATGACTTTAAAGTAGAAGGCGCTCTGCGTAGCGAGGTATCGATGAATATTAAGCGGCTGATCGATATCGGATGCTATCGCGGGTTGCGTCATCGTCGCGGATTGCCGGTCCGTGGACAGAGAACTAAAACCAATGCGCGCACGCGCAAAGGTCCCCGGAAAACTGTGGCCGGCAAGAAAAAAGCCATAGCTAAGAAGTAA
- the rpsK gene encoding 30S ribosomal protein S11, with protein MAEQKKKPKGKKKLGRIDSNGIAHVKATFNNTQVVITDLQGHTVSWASAGKVGFKGSKKSTPFAAQMAASSSAKEAMDLGVRKVEVWVKGPGAGREAAIRSLSAAGLEITAIKDVTPIPHNGCRPPKRRRV; from the coding sequence GTGGCTGAACAGAAGAAAAAACCGAAAGGCAAAAAGAAACTCGGAAGAATCGATTCTAACGGTATCGCCCACGTCAAGGCGACCTTCAATAATACGCAGGTAGTCATCACCGACCTTCAGGGACACACCGTTTCCTGGGCTTCGGCCGGCAAAGTCGGCTTTAAAGGCTCCAAGAAATCGACTCCCTTTGCGGCGCAGATGGCGGCCAGTTCCAGCGCCAAAGAAGCGATGGATTTAGGCGTGCGGAAGGTCGAAGTCTGGGTCAAAGGACCCGGCGCCGGTAGAGAAGCCGCTATCCGTTCCCTTTCCGCGGCTGGACTCGAAATCACCGCCATCAAGGATGTTACTCCCATACCGCATAATGGCTGTCGTCCTCCCAAA